A genomic stretch from Ictalurus punctatus breed USDA103 chromosome 2, Coco_2.0, whole genome shotgun sequence includes:
- the tob1a gene encoding protein Tob1a (The RefSeq protein has 2 substitutions compared to this genomic sequence), which produces MQLEIQVALNFIISYLYNKLPRRRVNIFGEELERQLKQKYEGHWYPDKPYKGSGFRCIHVGEKVDPVVEQAAKESGLDIEDVRNNLPQDLSVWIDPFEVSYQIGEKGPVKVLYVDDSNENGLELDKEIKNSFNPEAQVFMPITEPVGPSPTSSSPSPPFGQSAAVSPTFMPRSTQPLTFTTATFAATKFGSTKMKSSGRNGSKVARSSPTNLGLNVNNLLKQKAISTSMHSLYGLGLSGQQQKTSALSPNAKEFVFPSHQGQGSPSAMFPGESSLGLSLSPLQYSNAFDVFATYGGLDEKSLMDGLNFSLSNMQYSNQQFQPVMAN; this is translated from the coding sequence ATGCAGCTTGAAATTCAAGTAGCACTCAACTTTATAATTTCTTACTTGTACAATAAGTTGCCACGGCGTCGTGTCAACATTTTTGGCGAGGAGCTGGAACGGCAGCTGAAGCAGAAGTACGAGGGACACTGGTACCCGGACAAGCCATACAAAGGGTCTGGGTTCCGCTGTATTCACGTTGGGGAGAAAGTGGACCCGGTCGTTGAGCAAGCAGCCAAAGAGAGTGGGTTGGACATCGAAGATGTACGCAACAACCTGCCTCAAGATCTCAGTGTTTGGATCGATCCGTTTGAGGTGTCTTATCAGATTGGGGAAAAGGGACCAGTCAAGGTGCTCTATGTGGATGATAGCAACGAAAACGGGCTGGAGTTGGACAAAGAgatcaagaacagctttaaccCTGAGGCCCAGGTTTTCATGCCAATCACTGAGCCTGTGGGACCCTCACCCACATCCAGCTCACCGTCCCCTCCCTTCGGCCAGTCAGCTGCTGTCAGCCCCACCTTCATGCCCCGCTCCACCCAGCCTTTAACCTTTACCACTGCCACATTTGCCGCCACCAAATTTGGTTCCACCAAGATGAAGAGTAGTGGTCGCAATGGCAGTAAGGTGGCACGAAGCTCCCCCACCAACCTGGGCTTGAATGTGAACAACCTCCTGAAGCAGAAAGCCATCTCTACTTCGATGCACTCACTCTATGGCCTCGGCTTGAGCGGACAGCAGCAGAAGACCTCGGCCCTGTCCCCAAATGCCAAGGAGTTTGTGTTCCCCAGCCACCAGGGCCAGGGTAGTCCAAGTGCAATGTTCCCAGGAGAGAGCTCACTCGGCCTGAGTATCAGCCCTCTCCAATACAGTAATGCCTTTGACGTGTTCGCCACCTACGGGGGCCTGAATGAGAAGTCCCTGATGGATGGCCTGAACTTCAGCTTGAGCAACATGCAGTATTCTAACCAGCAATTCCAGCCAGTAATGGCCAACTAG
- the tob1a gene encoding protein Tob1a isoform X1 codes for MQLEIQVALNFIISYLYNKLPRRRVNIFGEELERQLKQKYEGHWYPDKPYKGSGFRCIHVGEKVDPVVEQAAKESGLDIEDVRNNLPQDLSVWIDPFEVSYQIGEKGPVKVLYVDDSNENGLELDKEIKNSFNPEAQVFMPITEPVGPSPTSSSPSPPFGQSAAVSPTFMPRSTQPLTFTTATFAATKFGSTKMKSSGRNGSKVARSSPTNLGLNVNNLLKQKAISTSMHSLYGLGLSGQQQKTSALSPNAKEFVFPSHQGQGSPSAMFPGESSLGLSISPLQYSNAFDVFATYGGLNEKSLMDGLNFSLSNMQYSNQQFQPVMAN; via the coding sequence ATGCAGCTTGAAATTCAAGTAGCACTCAACTTTATAATTTCTTACTTGTACAATAAGTTGCCACGGCGTCGTGTCAACATTTTTGGCGAGGAGCTGGAACGGCAGCTGAAGCAGAAGTACGAGGGACACTGGTACCCGGACAAGCCATACAAAGGGTCTGGGTTCCGCTGTATTCACGTTGGGGAGAAAGTGGACCCGGTCGTTGAGCAAGCAGCCAAAGAGAGTGGGTTGGACATCGAAGATGTACGCAACAACCTGCCTCAAGATCTCAGTGTTTGGATCGATCCGTTTGAGGTGTCTTATCAGATTGGGGAAAAGGGACCAGTCAAGGTGCTCTATGTGGATGATAGCAACGAAAACGGGCTGGAGTTGGACAAAGAgatcaagaacagctttaaccCTGAGGCCCAGGTTTTCATGCCAATCACTGAGCCTGTGGGACCCTCACCCACATCCAGCTCACCGTCCCCTCCCTTCGGCCAGTCAGCTGCTGTCAGCCCCACCTTCATGCCCCGCTCCACCCAGCCTTTAACCTTTACCACTGCCACATTTGCCGCCACCAAATTTGGTTCCACCAAGATGAAGAGTAGTGGTCGCAATGGCAGTAAGGTGGCACGAAGCTCCCCCACCAACCTGGGCTTGAATGTGAACAACCTCCTGAAGCAGAAAGCCATCTCTACTTCGATGCACTCACTCTATGGCCTCGGCTTGAGCGGACAGCAGCAGAAGACCTCGGCCCTGTCCCCAAATGCCAAGGAGTTTGTGTTCCCCAGCCACCAGGGCCAGGGTAGTCCAAGTGCAATGTTCCCAGGAGAGAGCTCACTCGGCCTGAGTATCAGCCCTCTCCAATACAGTAATGCCTTTGACGTGTTCGCCACCTACGGGGGCCTGAATGAGAAGTCCCTGATGGATGGCCTGAACTTCAGCTTGAGCAACATGCAGTATTCTAACCAGCAATTCCAGCCAGTAATGGCCAACTAG